From the Salipiger sp. CCB-MM3 genome, the window CAGGCCTCGGCGGGCACCACTTCCGACGGCGCGTTTTCACGGAACTCGCGCGCCACCACCACGTCGCGCGGCAGCAGGATCTCGCAGCCCGCCGCGGCGGCCTTCTCGGCGATTTCGAGGGCGGTGCCGGTCATCTCATGCTCGCAGAGCGACTTGCCCACGTCCACGCCCTGCGCGGCAAGGAAGGTGTTGGCCATGCCGCCGCCGATCACCAGCATGTCGACCTTTTCCACCAGATTGCCCAGCAGGTCGAGCTTGGTCGACACTTTCGCGCCGCCGACCACCGCCAGCACCGGGCGCTTGGGGTTGCCCAGAGCCGCCTCGAGCGCTTCCAGTTCGGCCTGCATCAGCCGTCCGGCGCAGGCCGGCAGCAGATGCGCCAGCGCGGCGGTGGAGGCATGGGCGCGGTGCGCCGCCGAGAAGGCATCGTTGCAATAGACATCGCCAAGCGCGGCATAGCGCTGCGCCAGCGCCTCGTCGTTCTTTTCCTCACCGGGCTCGAAGCGGGTGTTTTCCAGCAGCACGATCTGGCCCTCGCCGCAGCCGTCGATCACCGCCGCGGCCTCGTCGAGCGTGGCGAAATTGACGGTGGTGCCAAAGGCGGCCTCGAGCGCGGGCACCAGCATTTTCAGCGACATCTCGGGCACAACCTTGCCCTTGGGGCGGCCGAAATGGGCGAGCAGCACCGGCGTGCCGCCGCGCGACAGGATGTCCTGCACGGTGGGGGCCACGCGCTCGATCCGGGTTGCATCGGTGACCACGCCGCCATCCACCGGCACGTTGATGTCGACACGGGTCAGCACGCGCTTGCCGCTCAGGTCCATGTCGTCGAGTGTCTTCCAGGCCATTCTGGTCCTCCTGATCTCGTCCTTGCCCAAAGGTCTGCCCCGAGCGGCCCCAGAGGTCAATGCAACACAAGAGCTTGCGCTGTTTGAGCGCGCGCCCGACTTGGCATTCGGAGCGGGGCAGACTAAATCTCGGCCAGCACTTGCCATAGGGAGTATCGACATGGCCGAGATCAAGGACCCCGAGAACACCATTCTCATCGAGCTGAAAGGTGGCACCGTCACCATCGAGCTGCTGCCCGACGTGGCCCCCAAACACGCCGAGCGCATGAAGGAACTGGCGCGCGCGGGCGAGTATGACAACGTCTGTTTCCACCGCGTGATCGACGGTTTCATGGCGCAGACCGGCGATGTCGAGCATGGCGACATGGAAGACGGTTTCAACCTGCGCCGCGCCGGCACTGGCGGCTCGGACCTGCCGGACCTGCCGGCGGAGTTCTCGAAACTGCCGCATGACCGGGGCACGCTGGGCGCCGCGCGCTCGATGAACCCGAACTCGGCCAACTCGCAGTTCTTCATCAACTTCAAGGACAACCACTTCCTCAACGGCCAGTACACCGTCTATGGCCGGGTTGTCGAAGGCATGGAGCATGTGGACGCGATCACCCGCGGCGAGCCGCCTGCCGAGCCCGACCGGATGATCTCGGTGAAGGTGGCTGCAGATGCGTAAGCTGGCGCTGCTGCTTTCGGTGCTGGCCTCGCCCGCGCTGGCGGCGGGGCTCGACGTGCAGGTCGAAGGCGAGGGCGCCAATGGCACCTTCCACATCGAACTGTTCGACGATGTCGCGCCCGAGGCCTCGGCCCGGCTGACCGAACTGGCGAAATCCGGCGCTTATGATGGCGTGGTGTTTCACCGGGTGATCGACGGCTTCATGGCGCAGACCGGCGACGTGCAATACGGCAAGCTGGGCGAGGACCTGCGCATGGCGGGCACCGGCGGCTCGGACATGGATGATCTGCCGGCGGAGTTCTCGGACAAATCGTTCGAGCGCGGCGTGGTCGGCATGGCCCGCTCGCAAAACCCCAACTCGGCCAACTCGCAGTTCTTCATCATGTTCGCCCCGGCGCCGCATCTGAACGGCCAGTACACGGTGGTGGGCGAGGTGACCTCGGGCATGGAAGTGGTCGACGCGATCAAGCGCGGCGAAGGCCGCAATGGCGCGGTGATCGGCAAGCCCGACGTGATGACCTCGGTGAGCGTGACCGAGTAAGCCTTGCGCTGGGGAGGGGCGCTGCCCCTCTTGCCCTGCGGGCAATTCACCCGGGAGTTCTTGGGGCGTATTTGCGAAGAGAAGAAGGGCTGGGCACCGCGCGGTGGCCGGCCCTTTTTCATTTGCGGGTGTTAGGGCAGGTGCGTCGCGGCTGTCAACGCACCGAGGCGCTTGGCTATCAGCGCGCCGAGGCGCTTGGCAGGCGGCGGGCCAGCGGGGCGAGGGCGCGGCTGTGCATCCAAGTGCCGCCGAGCCGATGCACGCGCGCGCCGGTGCCGAGCTTGAAATGCGTCAGCCCCGGCGCGTCTTGCTGGTTGAGGATGCCCATGTCGAGCCAGAGGTGCCCCTGCGCCGCAAGCCAGCGCGCGGCCTCCCAAAGCAGCAGGTTCATCGCGCCGGAGCGGCGGCCCTCGGGCCTTGTGACGCCACTGGTCCAACTGGCCATCAGCCCGTGGCGCAGCACCGCGATAGCGGCGACGGGCGCGCCCTCCAGCCGCGCCTCCCAGATCAGCGCGTCGCCGGGGTTGGCGGCAGCATAGGCGGCAAGGAAGCCCGGCGGCAGGTTGCGATAGCGCCGGGCGCGCGCCTGCGCCGCCTCTGTGGGCAGCAGCCAGTGATCGCCGCGCAGCGCCAGCCGCCGCAGCCGCAGCCCGCTGCGTT encodes:
- a CDS encoding GNAT family N-acetyltransferase produces the protein MDAPCLPLTLPLPQSPQYARACAALGTETRGGTLTGSGSASGREWLHWQTQARHLPGLGRVELLSRGPVTRDCDAPAPLDAWFEGFLAARPRGPLLLNADGTPPEVLRRAGFWPLLTPASLALLPLGPETEMRAALAQKWRNRLNRAQRSGLRLRRLALRGDHWLLPTEAAQARARRYRNLPPGFLAAYAAANPGDALIWEARLEGAPVAAIAVLRHGLMASWTSGVTRPEGRRSGAMNLLLWEAARWLAAQGHLWLDMGILNQQDAPGLTHFKLGTGARVHRLGGTWMHSRALAPLARRLPSASAR
- a CDS encoding peptidylprolyl isomerase; this encodes MAEIKDPENTILIELKGGTVTIELLPDVAPKHAERMKELARAGEYDNVCFHRVIDGFMAQTGDVEHGDMEDGFNLRRAGTGGSDLPDLPAEFSKLPHDRGTLGAARSMNPNSANSQFFINFKDNHFLNGQYTVYGRVVEGMEHVDAITRGEPPAEPDRMISVKVAADA
- a CDS encoding peptidylprolyl isomerase; protein product: MRKLALLLSVLASPALAAGLDVQVEGEGANGTFHIELFDDVAPEASARLTELAKSGAYDGVVFHRVIDGFMAQTGDVQYGKLGEDLRMAGTGGSDMDDLPAEFSDKSFERGVVGMARSQNPNSANSQFFIMFAPAPHLNGQYTVVGEVTSGMEVVDAIKRGEGRNGAVIGKPDVMTSVSVTE
- a CDS encoding phosphoglycerate kinase; this encodes MAWKTLDDMDLSGKRVLTRVDINVPVDGGVVTDATRIERVAPTVQDILSRGGTPVLLAHFGRPKGKVVPEMSLKMLVPALEAAFGTTVNFATLDEAAAVIDGCGEGQIVLLENTRFEPGEEKNDEALAQRYAALGDVYCNDAFSAAHRAHASTAALAHLLPACAGRLMQAELEALEAALGNPKRPVLAVVGGAKVSTKLDLLGNLVEKVDMLVIGGGMANTFLAAQGVDVGKSLCEHEMTGTALEIAEKAAAAGCEILLPRDVVVAREFRENAPSEVVPAEACPADAMILDAGPDSVAHVEQAIGRAETLIWNGPLGAFEIAPFDAATNAAAKFAAKRTAQGELVSVAGGGDTVAALNKAGASEDFTYISTAGGAFLEWMEGKTLPGVAALG